In Brassica napus cultivar Da-Ae chromosome A3, Da-Ae, whole genome shotgun sequence, the sequence ACCACCACCATGAATGTCAAATCTCGGGGACAGATAGTGAGCACTCATGGCACTGCACTCGATGTGCCATCCCGGTCTTCCTCGACCCCACGGGCTCTCCCAACTCGGCTCATCAGGTTTTACAGCCTACAAACAATATTACACTTCATCTTCAATCATCATCAACTTGCTGACTCATAgatgaaagttaaaaaacaatttattgaATCAGTCAAACCTTCCATAATGCAAAATCAGCAGGGTTACGCTTCCTCGAATCAACCGCAACTCGCTTACCAGCCTGTGTATGTTCCAGCAGCTGACCCGACAACTTACCATAGTTTGGTGATTTGTCGACAGAGAAGAACACATCGCCTCCTTCAACAGCATACCCGCAACCATTCTCAATGATCTGTAACCAGGAGATTAATCATatggatcatcatcatcatcatacacaTCAACATATGGATCATCAAATGTGAGCCTACCTTTTGAATCATATTAATAATGTGATCCATATGGTCGCTGACACGAGGCTGGTGGGTGGGAAGGAGGCACTGAAGAGCACCCATATCAACCAAATACTCGTGGCAAAAGCGATTACTCAACTCTAACGGTTTCTCTCCATTCTTCTTAGCACGTTCGATTATCTGCATAAAGACAAATAACATTCTCTTGTCATGTTCATGATCATATGTCAGATTAAGAcaagaaaagaataaaataacaatacCTTGTTATCAACATCTGTGAAATTCCTGACGTAAGTAACTTCATAACCCAAATACATCAAGAATCTGCATAACCAAACAACACTCTTTGATGCTTTCTTGAGATCGGTCGGATATATCCAAAATCATCGAACCTAACAGATTCAATTCAATTAGAAACGCTAACTAAGAAGATACCTGTAGAGAACGTCGAAGGGAACGGCGGCGCGACCATGGCCGATGTGGCTGAAATCGTAAGCTGTGATTCCACAGACGTACAATCCGACTTTCCCGGGATTGATCGGTCTGAAAACTTCCTTCTGCTGCGTGTACGTGCTGTACAGCTTCAACTCCATCTCTCTCAGCAGGAATGCAGGATTCAATCTTCTTATCGTTGAAGTTCTTGAGCTCAACAGGAGTTCAAGAGGTTGTCGGTCGAGCAATCCTATTTATAATAAGACTTGTAAACCCTAAAGAAAACACCTACTAATTAACTTATCCCCCACGCCAAAGTCTAACAAAAATTAAGTTTATAATCATTTTGTAATATATACCGTAATTAATATGTGtggtttattttaaacaatattatgttatttgtttgttattttaatatatacttgAAAATATCTATTTTCTGATTTAACCATAATATTTGTGCTCTAtagatttaaattttgattaattatgttatttacattaaatttgatttttgtctgtaaatatattttagtaagattatCTATAATTTGTTATATGCtgttttgaaaatcaaatagtaaaagtaaactaaatttttaatcgATTTAGTTATACAAATGAATATAACAATGATAGTCATTTGAAACTTCATgcacatatataaaagattttttaaaaatctgatTTATGTGATTGAAATcggtttaaaccaatttaaattggttagaattagtttaaataaatcTAAATGCGACTAAATTTGTTTAATCAAGCAATAATGTTAGTCTCATAAATACTACAAAGCACACAAGAGTCTTAACATTACAATAAATAATGCTACAATAACAAATCCCCATGATAACTATAAGaatatgaacaaacaaaaacccCAATAGAAATCAAGAATCTCAAGAGCCGTTAGGAGGTAACAAGTTTCTGAGGACTTCAGTCAATAGTGATCACAGAAGTAGAAGAGAGGCAAGAACCACATCGAATGCAGAAAGAAAAACAGATAGAGTGACTCGTGTTTGTCCGTTAGGAGCTTTTTTATCAGTTGGTAAGGGTCCAGGGCTGGTGGTTGGAGCTTTGGCTGTGACCGGAGGAAGTGGTGGTTCAGTGACATCAGCATCTGTGAAAACCGGGTTTGGTGCTTCAGCTGGAGGTAAAAAAGTAGGACTCACGATTTCTAACAGGCCAGCTGGCCGAACCGGGATCATGTAAACAGGCGTGTCTTTGCGGGCCATGCACCTGTTccctgagaaaaaaaaacatagacacAATATCAAACATCATCAGAGTTTTGAGACACTCTTTCAGTTATCAACTTACTTTTGTATCTGGCGGCAGTGAGAGGGAACTCAGTGATGGTTCCACTGACACCAGCTCCAGTAACATGCGTGTTTATCTCCACAGTCGCATCAGATAAGAAGTCATACGCCTGAGAGACAAACTCGTTCCGGAACGTTTCAACGTAAACCGGAAGCTTAAACTTCTGTAGCCTCTCCACTAGATTAGTCTGACCGGTGATGAAGCTAGCGCTGATCGGGTAGAGCGAAAATCTTCCGACGACAACAGCGTCAGCGAACTTCTTGATGTCTTGGATCGCAGAGTCTTGGATGTCGCGGATTGTTTCTTCCACTTGGTACACTGTCTCGTACCGGCTCTGTTTCTTGATGTCGACCAAGACTGAGCTGTTAGATGACTGAATCATAACCCTTTTGGTCGCGTTGCTGTAACCAGATTCTTTGAGTGTGTCTAGAACTGCTTTAACAACGTCGAGTCCTTGCTTCTCTCTCAGGTATGCTGCATGCTGAATGAAACCGATACATAGTCGTTCGTAACCATTAAGAACATCTATTTCATGCTAATGTTAGATTTGAAGTCTTGGTTTAAATCaaacaatgttctaaaaatcttTGTAGGCGGCATCTGCCTAGGCGGTCAATCCGTCATAGGCGAAACGATTTTCTTAGAATCTGATTTATGTGATTCAAATCGgtttaaatcattataaatcAGCTAAATCGAGAAATAATGTTACTGAAAATCCATAAATTTgtctaattctttttttttgtacatcttatttttataattcatcaaaataattttataattaaaccaaaaaactaTCAGCCTAGTAGCCTAACGTTTTCTTGAACATTGGTTTAAAGTGATTACCTCAACGTTGATCAAAACACCAACTAGTGAGCTGGAGTTATTCGCCAAGTTCAGGAACTCGGAGAGTGAAACAAGCTTCCCTGAACTTCTCTCCCTCGGATTCCTAAACATGTGAAAATTCCTGCTGTAGGGGTTTGAAATAGCAGCTGCAAACAAAAATGATGTAAGAAACAAAGACAAGAAGCTTTACTAAAATGGCTTGGAAAGTTATATGGGAAACTTACGTGTCAAGGTCTGAATCTCAGACCATGCCAAATTAAAGCTGTATAGTCCAGCAAGTGAGTTAAACTCAGGAACAGTTGTTGAGCGGTTTCTGAAAGGAGTTTGGACAATGTTCATGCTCTCTCCAAGATTGGTTGAGTTTAAGCAAAAAGGGATCCCGTCTGATGACATTTGAACCGCACAATCGAGGATATCGGCACCGTCTTTGATAGCCTTTGAATAGGCCAAGTCAGTGCTGCCAGGGTAGTCACCATTTGCTCCATTTTTCGATATAACAAGAAAATCCACTGCATCATGAACCAATACCATATTGAATTAGTTACTTTGACATGAAATTAACAATTAAGTCAATAACATACCTTGTGTTGAAGCATTACTTCCAAGATGGGAGAAACAGTCTgtggaattaaaaaaattaatgaaaattggTTTCACTTTGTATATGTGATATACTCCTTCCTTCTGTTTCATAATATATGATCTTTTCACGTATCTAGGTATATTTATCAATAACAGCCAAATggcatttatattattttagtttataactaacgaaactaaatataaaatatatttttggaataagaaaactaaattaaaaaagtgATTTCACTTGTAGATTTGATATAGAAGAAGGCATGTACTTACCAACAGCTGAGGATGCGGTTGATGGAAAATCAGATAGAAAACCATCCACAGAGAAGTCCCCGTTGTCCATGAATGATAAGTACTCAGTTAACGGATCATAACTGTAGTTGTAC encodes:
- the LOC111212723 gene encoding glycerophosphodiester phosphodiesterase GDPDL4-like gives rise to the protein MITSYMQDNPSMFVSRASKFLLSVLVLIQLLPTQLLAQRSKSPWQTLTGEAPLVIARGGFSGLFPDSSFNAYSFVASTSAPDAVLWCDVQLTKDGVGICFPYVTMYNDSNVQGAYPKKKNSYLLNGVPTQDWFTVDFTSKDLNTVFLTRGVLSRSNAFDNTQNVISTVQEVASEFKPAGFWLNVQHDAFYTQHNLSMSSFLLTVSKTVIIDYLSSPEVSFFRNIGGRFGKTGPKFVFRFLDKDDVEVSTNQTYGSLMKNLTFIKTFASGVLVPKSYIWPVKDQYLLPHTSFVRDAHTAGLQVYGSGFANDFDIAYNYSYDPLTEYLSFMDNGDFSVDGFLSDFPSTASSAVDCFSHLGSNASTQVDFLVISKNGANGDYPGSTDLAYSKAIKDGADILDCAVQMSSDGIPFCLNSTNLGESMNIVQTPFRNRSTTVPEFNSLAGLYSFNLAWSEIQTLTPAISNPYSRNFHMFRNPRERSSGKLVSLSEFLNLANNSSSLVGVLINVEHAAYLREKQGLDVVKAVLDTLKESGYSNATKRVMIQSSNSSVLVDIKKQSRYETVYQVEETIRDIQDSAIQDIKKFADAVVVGRFSLYPISASFITGQTNLVERLQKFKLPVYVETFRNEFVSQAYDFLSDATVEINTHVTGAGVSGTITEFPLTAARYKRNRCMARKDTPVYMIPVRPAGLLEIVSPTFLPPAEAPNPVFTDADVTEPPLPPVTAKAPTTSPGPLPTDKKAPNGQTRVTLSVFLSAFDVVLASLLLL